Proteins from a genomic interval of Nerophis lumbriciformis linkage group LG01, RoL_Nlum_v2.1, whole genome shotgun sequence:
- the kcnk15 gene encoding potassium channel subfamily K member 15, with amino-acid sequence MKKQNVRTLSLILCMLSYLLVGAAVFDALESETESSRRRILVQKRNEMKKKYRFSEEDYREIERVVLQAEPHRAGRQWKFAGSFYFAITVITTIGYGHAAPGTDAGKVFCMFYAVLGIPLTLVMFQSLGERMNTFVRYLLHKTKQCLGLKLTDVSMENMVLVGFLSCIGTLCVGAAAFSHFEGWSFFHAYYYCFITLTTIGFGDFVALQKKEDLQEKTPYVVFSFMYILVGLTVIGAFLNLVVLRFLTMNSEDEKRDAQERASLKRDRGLLDGAQGLHAVSDHSRNDRRERNRHNIGNRFNQSPLFIPMEEGTSRTNLIVSSAEDHERGRNPCRHRLHFQVTADQRKAESSLSSLCSCVCYRLGICDSPLMAHSQHKGCHGGSVYYNSVSYRIHSSSPGSRDNTGLSSPGSAHSPGLSFHQFPRSRRKSV; translated from the exons ATGAAGAAGCAGAATGTCCGGACCCTGTCGCTCATCCTCTGCATGCTGTCCTACTTGCTGGTGGGCGCCGCCGTCTTCGACGCGCTGGAGTCGGAGACGGAGAGCTCCCGCAGGCGCATCTTGGTGCAGAAGCGCAACGAGATGAAGAAGAAGTACCGCTTCTCCGAGGAGGACTACCGCGAGATAGAGCGGGTGGTTCTACAAGCTGAGCCCCATCGCGCCGGGAGACAGTGGAAATTTGCTGGTTCTTTTTACTTTGCAATTACAGTCATCACCACTATTG GGTATGGCCATGCAGCACCGGGCACAGACGCAGGAAAGGTGTTCTGCATGTTCTACGCAGTACTTGGCATTCCTTTGACTTTGGTCATGTTCCAGAGCCTGGGAGAGAGGATGAACACATTTGTGCGCTACCTCCTCCATAAGACCAAGCAGTGTTTGGGTCTTAAGCTCACTGATGTGTCAATGGAGAACATGGTTCTCGTGGGCTTCCTGTCCTGTATTGGAACACTCTGTGTGGGGGCCGCAGCCTTCTCCCACTttgagggatggagcttcttcCATGCCTATTACTACTGCTTCATCACACTCACCACTATTGGCTTCGGTGACTTTGTGGCCCTGCAGAAGAAGGAGGACCTCCAGGAGAAAACCCCTTATGTGGTTTTCAGCTTCATGTACATCCTGGTGGGGCTTACGGTCATCGGGGCCTTCCTGAATCTGGTAGTGCTGCGTTTCCTCACCATGAACAGTGAAGATGAGAAGAGAGATGCTCAAGAAAGGGCATCATTAAAGAGAGACAGGGGCCTTTTGGACGGGGCCCAGGGTCTTCATGCCGTGAGCGATCACAGTAGAAACGACCGTAGGGAGAGGAACAGGCACAACATCGGCAACAGATTCAACCAGAGTCCGCTCTTCATCCCGATGGAAGAGGGAACCAGCCGCACCAACCTCATTGTGTCTTCAGCAGAGGACCATGAGAGAGGGAGAAACCCCTGCAGACACAGATTGCATTTTCAAGTGACGGCAGATCAGCGTAAGGCAGAGTCAAGCCTGAGCTCGCTGTGTTCCTGTGTGTGCTACCGCCTGGGTATTTGTGATAGTCCTCTCATGGCCCACAGCCAACACAAAGGCTGTCACGGTGGTTCTGTTTACTACAACTCTGTCTCCTATAGGATTCACAGCAGCTCCCCAGGCTCCAGGGACAATACCGGGCTCTCCTCCCCTGGAAGCGCACACTCACCAGGGCTTAGCTTCCACCAATTTCCTCGTTCAAGGAGAAAGTCAGTGTGA